A genomic region of Caenorhabditis elegans chromosome V contains the following coding sequences:
- the C37H5.13 gene encoding RRM_2 domain-containing protein (Confirmed by transcript evidence) produces the protein MSSPSSTHANTAPVVQSHFAHRPQHVSSAPSRSMEIDDQNGVQHYPMLLNVTHIDMTSRADDIRAGLIDTFLNLERVDKNLYLTYFPPTIEEFFYGWQS, from the exons ATGTCATCTCCTTCCTCAACTCACGCAAACACTGCTCCAGTCGTGCAGAGCCATTTTGCGCACAGACCACAGCACGTCAGCTCGGCCCCCTCG CGCTCAATGGAAATTGACGATCAGAACGGTGTTCAACACTATCCGATGCTTCTCAACGTCACCCACATTGACATGACGTCCCGTGCCGATGACATTCGTGCCGGGCTTATCGACACGTTTTTGAATCTGGAAAGAGTGGACAAGAACTTgtattt AACTTATTTCCCCCCGACAATCGAGGAATTTTTCTACGGCTGGCAAAGCTGA
- the C37H5.13 gene encoding Acetyltransferase (Partially confirmed by transcript evidence), giving the protein MLVGCRTARHFVKSTARRFIEQKRLESLTTGNGMSSPSSTHANTAPVVQSHFAHRPQHVSSAPSRSMEIDDQNGVQHYPMLLNVTHIDMTSRADDIRAGLIDTFLNLERVDKNLYLTYFPPTIEEFFYGWQS; this is encoded by the exons ATGCTAGTCGGATGCAGGACAGCTCGTCATTTTGTAAAATCG aCTGCACGTCGGTTCATCGAACAGAAACGTTTGGAAAGCTTGACAACGGGCAACGGTATGTCATCTCCTTCCTCAACTCACGCAAACACTGCTCCAGTCGTGCAGAGCCATTTTGCGCACAGACCACAGCACGTCAGCTCGGCCCCCTCG CGCTCAATGGAAATTGACGATCAGAACGGTGTTCAACACTATCCGATGCTTCTCAACGTCACCCACATTGACATGACGTCCCGTGCCGATGACATTCGTGCCGGGCTTATCGACACGTTTTTGAATCTGGAAAGAGTGGACAAGAACTTgtattt AACTTATTTCCCCCCGACAATCGAGGAATTTTTCTACGGCTGGCAAAGCTGA
- the nex-4 gene encoding Annexin (Confirmed by transcript evidence): protein MIFQMYESQYEDLRGTIYGPSSPDFHPVQASETLRSSLHGLETKDQTIINTVLYHNNFQRQKILGAYEDMYSRKLLEDLEEECGGFFFEMCQALFKPAPNYDAQCVYKSLSNRHGDRSVAIEIACTRSPRQMRALRDTYQIDYRKSLDKDLTVKVEGVVGKMMHLLLCNNREEGLGVRVNDELVDKHVKILMTTTIDDIAKNVNLFEELFIGHSWKHIGTVLDKVDEARKDVQDIESIIRRNKNIHSEIRLILLTIARVSRNIQIYFAEKLRTAMTAERVDQSTIIRICVSRSEIDLQDISLEYKRKYQRPLEHDICQSTSGEYTRMICTLLSGFNNLENSFAPTPESIEE, encoded by the exons ATGATTTTCCAAATGTACGAATCTCAATACGAGGATCTCCGCGGCACCATCTATGGTCCAAGCTCTCCGGATTTTCATCCAGTTCAGGCTTCTGAGACATTGCGCTCTTCGCTTCACGGACTTG aaaCCAAGGATCAAACGATTATCAACACCGTCTTATATCACAACAATTTCCAGCGTCAGAAGATCTTGGGTGCCTATGAAGACATGTATAGCAGG AAGCTCCTTGAAGACTTGGAAGAAGAATGCGGTggatttttcttcgaaatgtGTCAAGCTCTTTTCAAACCGGCGCCAAACTACGATGCTCAATGCGTCTACAAATCCCTGTCAAATCGCCATGGAGATCGCTCTGTCGCCATTGAAATCGCATGCACACGATCGCCACGA CAAATGCGCGCGCTTCGCGACACATACCAAATAGATTATCGCAAATCGCTGGATAAGGATCTCACCGTTAAG GTCGAGGGAGTTGTTGGAAAAATGATGCATCTCCTTCTGTGCAACAACCGCGAGGAGGGCCTCGGAGTCCGTGTGAATGATGAGCTTGTCGACAAGCACGTCAAAATCTTGATGACCACTACCATCGATGATATCGCGAAGAATGTAAACTTATTCGAAGAACTTTTCATCGGACACTCATGGAAACATATTGGAACAGTCTTGGACAAGGTTGATGAAGCCCGCAAAGACGTTCAAGACATTGAAAGTATCATTCGTcgcaacaaaaatattcactCCGAGATTCGGCTGATTCTATTGACGATTG ctcgCGTTTCACGAAATATTCAAATCTATTTCGCTGAAAAACTCCGAACAGCAATGACCGCAGAACGTGTCGACCAGTCAACGATTATTCGGATTTGCGTTAGTCGTAGTGAG attgactTACAAGACATCTCTCTCGAGTACAAGCGAAAATATCAACGCCCTCTGGAGCACGACATTTGCCAATCAACTTCTGGGGAATATACCCGAATGATTTGCACACTTCTCAGCGGATTCAACAATTTGGAGAACAGTTTTGCGCCGACACCAGAATCAATTgaagaataa
- the nex-4 gene encoding Annexin (Confirmed by transcript evidence): MTDTFDEEPPKQKRAPRLALNPRNSLVSRVRNMTLSTGSSLDSDTSHRSKNIPMIFQMYESQYEDLRGTIYGPSSPDFHPVQASETLRSSLHGLETKDQTIINTVLYHNNFQRQKILGAYEDMYSRKLLEDLEEECGGFFFEMCQALFKPAPNYDAQCVYKSLSNRHGDRSVAIEIACTRSPRQMRALRDTYQIDYRKSLDKDLTVKVEGVVGKMMHLLLCNNREEGLGVRVNDELVDKHVKILMTTTIDDIAKNVNLFEELFIGHSWKHIGTVLDKVDEARKDVQDIESIIRRNKNIHSEIRLILLTIARVSRNIQIYFAEKLRTAMTAERVDQSTIIRICVSRSEIDLQDISLEYKRKYQRPLEHDICQSTSGEYTRMICTLLSGFNNLENSFAPTPESIEE; the protein is encoded by the exons ATGACTGATACCTTTGACGAGGAGCCtccgaaacaaaaaagagcCCCCCGTCTTGCTCTCAATCCCCGTAACTCTTTGGTTTCTCGCGTTCGAAATATG ACACTCTCCACAGGCTCATCTCTCGACTCTGACACCAGTCATCGATCCAAAAACATTCCAATGATTTTCCAAATGTACGAATCTCAATACGAGGATCTCCGCGGCACCATCTATGGTCCAAGCTCTCCGGATTTTCATCCAGTTCAGGCTTCTGAGACATTGCGCTCTTCGCTTCACGGACTTG aaaCCAAGGATCAAACGATTATCAACACCGTCTTATATCACAACAATTTCCAGCGTCAGAAGATCTTGGGTGCCTATGAAGACATGTATAGCAGG AAGCTCCTTGAAGACTTGGAAGAAGAATGCGGTggatttttcttcgaaatgtGTCAAGCTCTTTTCAAACCGGCGCCAAACTACGATGCTCAATGCGTCTACAAATCCCTGTCAAATCGCCATGGAGATCGCTCTGTCGCCATTGAAATCGCATGCACACGATCGCCACGA CAAATGCGCGCGCTTCGCGACACATACCAAATAGATTATCGCAAATCGCTGGATAAGGATCTCACCGTTAAG GTCGAGGGAGTTGTTGGAAAAATGATGCATCTCCTTCTGTGCAACAACCGCGAGGAGGGCCTCGGAGTCCGTGTGAATGATGAGCTTGTCGACAAGCACGTCAAAATCTTGATGACCACTACCATCGATGATATCGCGAAGAATGTAAACTTATTCGAAGAACTTTTCATCGGACACTCATGGAAACATATTGGAACAGTCTTGGACAAGGTTGATGAAGCCCGCAAAGACGTTCAAGACATTGAAAGTATCATTCGTcgcaacaaaaatattcactCCGAGATTCGGCTGATTCTATTGACGATTG ctcgCGTTTCACGAAATATTCAAATCTATTTCGCTGAAAAACTCCGAACAGCAATGACCGCAGAACGTGTCGACCAGTCAACGATTATTCGGATTTGCGTTAGTCGTAGTGAG attgactTACAAGACATCTCTCTCGAGTACAAGCGAAAATATCAACGCCCTCTGGAGCACGACATTTGCCAATCAACTTCTGGGGAATATACCCGAATGATTTGCACACTTCTCAGCGGATTCAACAATTTGGAGAACAGTTTTGCGCCGACACCAGAATCAATTgaagaataa
- the C37H5.13 gene encoding Acyl-coenzyme A thioesterase 8 (Confirmed by transcript evidence): MLVGCRTARHFVKSTARRFIEQKRLESLTTGNGMSSPSSTHANTAPVVQSHFAHRPQHVSSAPSRSMEIDDQNGVQHYPMLLNVTHIDMTSRADDIRAGLIDTFLNLERVDKNLYLARHLLKGRNSLPVVYGGQVIGQALSAATATVEVGFVPNSLHSYFVQSGNVERPILYQVDRIRDGKSFCTRLVKALQDGEAIFTVQISFHRPEADSIVHQLPMPEVPAPDSLEDLSDTFERIKKNANIPPAALAMIGFKQKEIPPAFFRIFSFRPVDIDSYLCLKKDDHTAGHGHPTDAYRSYVWIKANENIGDDPRLHLAAAAYISDATMIETALRPHSKRGFIPSMALTLDHSIWMHTDNFRVDDWMLYENHSTIAGGGRSLIEGKLWTRDGRLVFSTTQEALIRTAKNRPNASPAK; this comes from the exons ATGCTAGTCGGATGCAGGACAGCTCGTCATTTTGTAAAATCG aCTGCACGTCGGTTCATCGAACAGAAACGTTTGGAAAGCTTGACAACGGGCAACGGTATGTCATCTCCTTCCTCAACTCACGCAAACACTGCTCCAGTCGTGCAGAGCCATTTTGCGCACAGACCACAGCACGTCAGCTCGGCCCCCTCG CGCTCAATGGAAATTGACGATCAGAACGGTGTTCAACACTATCCGATGCTTCTCAACGTCACCCACATTGACATGACGTCCCGTGCCGATGACATTCGTGCCGGGCTTATCGACACGTTTTTGAATCTGGAAAGAGTGGACAAGAACTTgtattt GGCTCGTCACTTGCTCAAAGGCCGAAACTCTTTGCCAGTTGTTTACGGAGGACAGGTCATCGGACAAGCTCTCTCGGCCGCCACCGCCACCGTCGAAGTCGGCTTCGTTCCAAACAGTCTTCACAGCTACTTTGTTCAAAGTGGCAACGTGGAACGCCCGATTCTATACCAAGTTGACCGCATCAGAGACGGAAAGAGCTTCTGCACTAGATTGGTGAAGGCTCTGCAAGATGGTGAAGCCATCTTCACAGTACAAATCTCGTTTCATAGA CCAGAAGCGGATTCCATTGTCCACCAGTTGCCAATGCCCGAGGTTCCGGCTCCAGATAGTCTCGAGGATCTTTCGGACACTTTTGAGAGAATCAAGAAGAATGCTAACATTCCTCCAGCTGCACTTGCGATGATTGGATTCAAGCAAAAGGAAATTCCACCCGCATTCTTCAGAATCTTTTCG ttccgCCCAGTCGACATTGACTCATAcctttgtctgaaaaaagacGATCATACGGCTGGACATGGCCATCCAACTGATGCCTACCGATCGTACGTCTGGATTAAAGCAAACGAGAACATTGGGGATGATCCACGACTTCACTTGGCTGCTGCTGCATACATTTCGGATGCAACGATGATTGAAACTGCATTGAGACCTCATTCGAA ACGCGGCTTCATCCCATCAATGGCTCTCACTCTTGACCACTCGATTTGGATGCACACTGACAACTTCCGTGTCGACGACTGGATGCTCTATGAGAATCACTCAACGATTGCCGGTGGCGGACGTAGTCTTATTGAAGGAAAGCTGTGGACCAGAGACGGACGTTTGGTGTTCTCGACCACACAAGAAGCGCTGATCCGAACCGCTAAGAATCGTCCAAATGCGTCTCCTGCCAAATAA
- the nex-4 gene encoding Annexin (Confirmed by transcript evidence), with the protein MFSDRGVSIEVTRADPRERTLSTGSSLDSDTSHRSKNIPMIFQMYESQYEDLRGTIYGPSSPDFHPVQASETLRSSLHGLETKDQTIINTVLYHNNFQRQKILGAYEDMYSRKLLEDLEEECGGFFFEMCQALFKPAPNYDAQCVYKSLSNRHGDRSVAIEIACTRSPRQMRALRDTYQIDYRKSLDKDLTVKVEGVVGKMMHLLLCNNREEGLGVRVNDELVDKHVKILMTTTIDDIAKNVNLFEELFIGHSWKHIGTVLDKVDEARKDVQDIESIIRRNKNIHSEIRLILLTIARVSRNIQIYFAEKLRTAMTAERVDQSTIIRICVSRSEIDLQDISLEYKRKYQRPLEHDICQSTSGEYTRMICTLLSGFNNLENSFAPTPESIEE; encoded by the exons ATGTTCAGTGATCGTGGCGTGAGCATTGAAGTAACTCGAGCAGATCCACGAGAGAGG ACACTCTCCACAGGCTCATCTCTCGACTCTGACACCAGTCATCGATCCAAAAACATTCCAATGATTTTCCAAATGTACGAATCTCAATACGAGGATCTCCGCGGCACCATCTATGGTCCAAGCTCTCCGGATTTTCATCCAGTTCAGGCTTCTGAGACATTGCGCTCTTCGCTTCACGGACTTG aaaCCAAGGATCAAACGATTATCAACACCGTCTTATATCACAACAATTTCCAGCGTCAGAAGATCTTGGGTGCCTATGAAGACATGTATAGCAGG AAGCTCCTTGAAGACTTGGAAGAAGAATGCGGTggatttttcttcgaaatgtGTCAAGCTCTTTTCAAACCGGCGCCAAACTACGATGCTCAATGCGTCTACAAATCCCTGTCAAATCGCCATGGAGATCGCTCTGTCGCCATTGAAATCGCATGCACACGATCGCCACGA CAAATGCGCGCGCTTCGCGACACATACCAAATAGATTATCGCAAATCGCTGGATAAGGATCTCACCGTTAAG GTCGAGGGAGTTGTTGGAAAAATGATGCATCTCCTTCTGTGCAACAACCGCGAGGAGGGCCTCGGAGTCCGTGTGAATGATGAGCTTGTCGACAAGCACGTCAAAATCTTGATGACCACTACCATCGATGATATCGCGAAGAATGTAAACTTATTCGAAGAACTTTTCATCGGACACTCATGGAAACATATTGGAACAGTCTTGGACAAGGTTGATGAAGCCCGCAAAGACGTTCAAGACATTGAAAGTATCATTCGTcgcaacaaaaatattcactCCGAGATTCGGCTGATTCTATTGACGATTG ctcgCGTTTCACGAAATATTCAAATCTATTTCGCTGAAAAACTCCGAACAGCAATGACCGCAGAACGTGTCGACCAGTCAACGATTATTCGGATTTGCGTTAGTCGTAGTGAG attgactTACAAGACATCTCTCTCGAGTACAAGCGAAAATATCAACGCCCTCTGGAGCACGACATTTGCCAATCAACTTCTGGGGAATATACCCGAATGATTTGCACACTTCTCAGCGGATTCAACAATTTGGAGAACAGTTTTGCGCCGACACCAGAATCAATTgaagaataa